A genomic segment from Glycine soja cultivar W05 chromosome 18, ASM419377v2, whole genome shotgun sequence encodes:
- the LOC114396097 gene encoding zinc finger MYM-type protein 1-like, with product MRRFLVDRASIENVNVVQQEAELEPPPNVVNEFNPNEIVRDPGHRKQINEYAPDIQDQVRRAYILKGPMQPHLPSFPRTPFGSVSRAFSKSWYKNYTWLEYSEIKDAAYCFYCFLFKQPGRAEHFGFEVFTKSGYRDWKHASQGLKDHVGSHNSLHNSCVKHYDDYNNQRQSVTSKFAKATKESKELYKIRLTCSLDCSRYLIAQGMAFRGHDESSTSLNKGNFREMVDWVKSQNEQVRDAFDRGGKNCTMTCGDIQKELATCCAHEVTKVIMEELGDRQFSVLIDESRDISVKEQMAVMLRFLNDKGNVVERFIALHHVTDTSSKSLKDALYGILDKYTLSISRIRGQGYDGASNMRGEFNGLQRKILDENPYAFYVHCYAHRLQLVVVSVTSSCSSIHDFFEYITLIVNTTSASCKRRDALTEAQHKDILNKLESGEISRGRGLHQSSSLTRPGDTRWGSHHTTLLHLDQMWSSVLKVLSMVDEDGRGPSQAAGLIEKMESFKFAFILRLMLKLFGITNELSNILQRKDLNIVNAMELVDVVKARLGTMRESGWNNFFADVQGFCVAKSILVPNMDDEIPVRGRSRAEGRTITNLHHYRAEIFYVAIDKICVEMDHRFSEGSNIILDCFSCLDPKNSFSKFDVDKLARLADIYHADFSDDDRGTIRDQLETYVLQVRRNASFSTCEDVQSLAMKMVQTEKHLVFPLVYKLIELALILLVSTASVERAFSAMKIIKSKLRNKINDVWFNDLMVCYTEREIFKSLDDIDIIRTFTAKKSRKGHLPRNFI from the exons ATGAGGAGATTTTTGGTTGATAGAGCAAGTATTGAGAATGTGAATGTTGTACAACAAGAAGCCGAATTAGAACCGCCACCTAATGTGGTTAATGAGTTTAACCCAAATGAGATTGTGCGTGATCCAGGTCATAGGAAACAAATTAATGAGTATGCTCCGGATATTCAAGATCAAGTGAGGAGGGCATATATATTGAAGGGTCCAATGCAACCACATTTGCCAAGCTTTCCTCGTACTCCATTTGGAAGTGTTTCTAGAGCATTTAGTAAATCATGGTATAAGAATTACACATGGTTAGAATACAGTGAGATCAAGGATGCAGCTTATTGTTTTTATTGCTTTCTCTTTAAGCAACCCGGGAGGGCCGAACACTTTGGTTTTGAAGTCTTCACTAAAAGCGGATATAGAGATTGGAAGCATGCATCTCAAGGCTTGAAAGATCATGTTGGTAGTCATAATAGTTTGCACAACTCATGTGTCAAGCACTACGATGATTATAATAATCAAAGACAAAGTGTGACAAGTAAGTTTGCTAAAGCAACCAAGGAATCAAAAGAATTGTATAAGATTCGTTTGACTTGTTCTTTAGATTGTTCAAGATATCTCATAGCACAAGGCATGGCTTTCCGTGGCCATGATGAATCCTCTACTTCGCTAAATAAGGGCAATTTTAGAGAGATGGTAGATTGGGTAAAATCTCAGAATGAACAAGTGAGGGATGCTTTTGACCGTGGTggaaaaaattgcacaatgacTTGCGGTGACATTCAAAAGGAGCTTGCAACGTGTTGTGCACATGAAGTTACCAAGGTGATTATGGAAGAGCTTGGTGATAGACAATTCTCCGTGCTTATTGACGAGTCACGTGATATATCCGTCAAAGAGCAAATGGCGGTGATGTTGAG gtttttgaatgacaaagggaaTGTTGTGGAACGATTTATTGCTCTACATCATGTCACAGATACTTCATCTAAGTCATTAAAGGATGCTCTTTATGGTATTCTTGATAAGTACACATTATCTATTTCAAGGATACGAGGGCAAGGATATGATGGAGCTTCAAATATGAGAGGTGAATTTAAtggtttgcaaagaaaaattctaGATGAAAATCCTTATGCTTTCTATGTCCATTGTTATGCTCACCGTTTGCAATTGGTTGTTGTGTCTGTTACTAGTAGTTGCTCATCTATTCATGATTTCTTTGAGTACATCACCTTGATTGTGAATACAACAAGTGCATCTTGTAAGAGGAGGGATGCTTTGACAGAGGCACAAcacaaagatattttaaataaacttgaGAGTGGTGAGATATCTAGAGGAAGGGGCTTACACCAATCATCTAGTCTCACTAGACCCGGGGATACTAGATGGGGTTCACATCATACTACATTGCTTCATTTGGATCAAATGTGGTCCTCCGTGTTAAAGGTGCTTAGTATGGTTGATGAAGATGGACGTGGACCATCTCAAGCAGCAGGTTTGATAGAAAAAATGGAGAGCTTTaaatttgcttttattttgagGTTAATGTTAAAGTTGTTTGGTATCACAAACGAGCTTTCAAATATATTGCAAAGAAAAGATCTTAATATTGTGAATGCCATGGAATTAGTTGATGTTGTCAAAGCTCGGTTGGGCACAATGAGAGAGAGTGgttggaataatttttttgccgATGTCCAAGGATTTTGTGTTGCTAAAAGTATTCTGGTACCAAATATGGATGACGAAATACCAGTTCGGGGTCGTTCAAGAGCAGAAGGGAGGACTATCACTAATCTTCATCATTACCGTGCAGAGATTTTTTATGTTGCTATTGATAAAATATGTGTGGAGATGGATCACCGCTTTAGTGAAGGAAGTAACATTATACTTGATTGCTTCTCATGTCTTGACCCCAAGAACTCTTTCTCCAAGTTTGATGTTGATAAGCTTGCTCGTCTTGCTGATATTTATCATGCAGACTTTTCTGATGATGACCGAGGAACAATTAGGGATCAACTTGAAACTTATGTGCTTCAAGTGAGAAGAAATGCTTCTTTTTCCACTTGTGAAGATGTTCAAAGTTTGGCTATGAAGATGGTTCAAACTGAGAAACATTTGGTATTTCCATTGGTTTATAAACTTATTGAGCTAGCTTTGATATTGCTGGTGTCGACAGCATCCGTTGAAAGAGCTTTTTCAGCAATGAAGATTATCAAGTCTAAATTGCGCAATAAGATCAACGATGTGTGGTTCAATGACTTGATGGTATGTTACACCGAGCGGGAGATATTCAAGTCActtgatgatattgatattattCGAACATTTACCGCAAAGAAGTCTCGGAAAGGACACTTGCCtcgtaattttatttaa
- the LOC114395420 gene encoding two-component response regulator ARR6-like, translated as MDSNSVVSWPRMPENINGFGLKQNQSEEVHVLAVDDSTVDRKVIEHLLKVLACKVTAVDSGLRALQLLGLLDEQKIPSETNGFVGLKVDLIITDYCMPGMTGYELLKRIKESSTFKETPVVIMSSENVLPRIDRCLEEGAEDFIVKPVKLSDVKRLKDYMTTKEVRGELSQEEREGINKRKLLDTSDVSPSSPPSISSSPLPSSLSSVIDSPIRRLKMTNTD; from the exons ATGGACTCTAACAGCGTCGTTTCTTGGCCGAGGATGCCAGAAAACATCAACGGTTTCGGCCTCAAACAGAACCAATCCGAAGAGGTTCATGTTTTAGCCGTTGATGACAGCACCGTTGATCGCAAAGTCATCGAACACTTGCTCAAAGTCTTAGCCTGTAAAG TTACTGCTGTGGATAGTGGGCTGAGAGCACTGCAATTGCTTGGACTATTGGACGAGCAGAAAATACCCTCTGAAACTAATGGTTTTGTG GGTTTGAAGGTAGATCTAATCATCACAGACTATTGTATGCCCGGAATGACCGGTTATGAATTACTCAAGAGAATCAAG GAATCATCTACTTTCAAGGAAACGCCTGTGGTTATTATGTCATCTGAAAACGTTTTGCCACGCATAGACAG ATGTTTGGAGGAGGGTGCAGAGGATTTCATAGTGAAGCCAGTGAAGTTATCTGATGTGAAGCGTTTGAAGGATTACATGACAACAAAGGAGGTTAGGGGTGAATTAAGCCAAGAAGAGAGGGAAGGGATCAACAAGAGGAAGCTATTGGACACCTCTGATGTGTCGCCATCATCACCACCGTCCATTTCCTCATCACCACTTCCATCTTCACTCAGCTCAGTGATTGACTCTCCAATCAGACGGCTTAAAATGACCAACACTGATTGA